In Panthera tigris isolate Pti1 chromosome C1, P.tigris_Pti1_mat1.1, whole genome shotgun sequence, the following proteins share a genomic window:
- the ZNF644 gene encoding zinc finger protein 644 isoform X5 encodes MLIRQNLALDCKQKKSRSRSGSKKKMLTLPHGADEVYILRCRFCGLVFRGPLSVQEDWIKHLQRHIVNANLPRTGAGMVEVTSLLKKPASITETSFSLLMAEAAS; translated from the exons CCTTAGATTGTAAGCAAAAGAAATCAAGGTCAAGATCTGGAAGTAAGAAGAAAATGCTAACGTTACCTCATGGTGCTGACGAGGTTTACATTCTCCGATGCAG GTTTTGTGGCCTAGTCTTTCGTGGACCATTGTCTGTTCAGGAAGACTGGATTAAGCACTTACAACGACACATTGTAAACGCTAATCTTCCACGGACTGGAGCTGGCATGGTGGAAGTCACGTCACTACTTAAAAAGCCTGCCTCCATTACAGAAACTTCATTTTCTCTACTAATGGCAGAAGCAGCTTCATAG